A window from Candidatus Alcyoniella australis encodes these proteins:
- a CDS encoding DHHA1 domain-containing protein → MIGDRETLLAAAEALRNARRALVIAHANPEGDAIGATLGLGAVLELLGAQVVCANQDPLPKTLGFLPGSDRLVASELDPQQFDLVAVVDCGALHRVGRIADKLADHPNLLNFDHHLSNDGFGTLAYVDPQASSTGEVLWRLIKTADLPADQRVAANLYTAIYTDTTQLSNGACTPAAFAACGELMALGADPVGTARELYQRQTASRLKLLGRALLTLDLHGGRFASVVVTQSDFDKTEATVDDLEGFVELVRSINGVEVAMLVREAPGGKTKASLRSNGPIDVSAVASKLGGGGHRAAAGLTTDLPLEQAISRLLEIIGDHAG, encoded by the coding sequence TTGATCGGCGATCGCGAGACCTTGTTGGCCGCGGCCGAGGCGTTGCGCAACGCCCGACGTGCGCTGGTGATCGCCCACGCCAATCCCGAGGGCGACGCCATCGGCGCGACGCTGGGACTCGGCGCGGTGCTCGAGCTGCTCGGCGCGCAGGTCGTTTGCGCCAACCAGGACCCGCTGCCCAAGACGCTCGGATTTCTGCCCGGCTCCGATCGGTTGGTCGCAAGCGAGCTGGACCCGCAGCAGTTCGACCTAGTGGCGGTGGTCGATTGCGGCGCGCTTCACCGGGTAGGGCGCATCGCCGACAAGTTGGCCGATCATCCGAACCTGCTGAACTTCGATCACCACCTGAGCAACGATGGCTTCGGCACGCTTGCATACGTCGATCCGCAGGCCAGCAGCACCGGCGAGGTTCTGTGGCGGCTGATCAAGACCGCCGACTTGCCCGCGGATCAGCGCGTGGCGGCCAACCTCTACACCGCGATCTACACCGACACCACCCAACTTTCCAACGGCGCTTGCACGCCCGCGGCCTTTGCCGCCTGCGGCGAGCTGATGGCCCTGGGGGCCGACCCGGTGGGCACGGCCCGCGAGCTGTACCAGCGTCAGACCGCGTCGCGGCTTAAGTTGCTGGGCCGGGCGCTCTTGACTCTCGATCTGCACGGCGGGCGCTTCGCCTCGGTGGTGGTCACCCAGAGCGACTTCGACAAGACCGAGGCCACGGTCGACGACCTGGAGGGCTTTGTCGAACTAGTGCGCAGCATCAACGGAGTCGAGGTCGCGATGTTGGTACGCGAGGCTCCCGGCGGCAAGACCAAGGCCAGCCTGCGCTCCAACGGCCCGATCGACGTCAGCGCCGTTGCATCAAAGCTGGGCGGGGGCGGACACCGCGCGGCCGCCGGGCTGACAACCGATCTGCCGCTGGAACAAGCGATCTCCCGGCTGCTCGAGATCATTGGAGACCACGCTGGTTGA
- a CDS encoding dihydroorotate dehydrogenase translates to MVDLSVTVGSLKLNNPVLTASGTFGYGLEYVDLLDLSKLGGIVVKGLSRWPIPGNKPPRICETACGMLNAIGLQNIGVDAFLDEKLPRLADFDCAIIANVYGHSIEEYVEVAQLLDQRGAGRVHGIELNVSCPNVEAGGMAFGVDPDVVARLTQSVRQAVDLPLIVKLSPQVTDIAAIARAAQQAGADALSVTNTIPAMAIDAATRKPKLSNISGGLSGPAIKPVALRLVWVVSQAVSIPVIGLGGIMCGQDAAEFMIAGASAVQVGTATFNDPQAPCRIVGELEQFCEQQGIGAVRELTGTLKVDG, encoded by the coding sequence ATGGTTGATCTGAGCGTGACTGTGGGCTCCCTGAAGCTGAACAATCCTGTGCTGACCGCCTCGGGCACCTTTGGCTACGGCCTGGAGTACGTTGATCTTCTAGACCTGAGCAAACTCGGCGGGATAGTAGTTAAAGGGCTCAGCCGCTGGCCCATTCCGGGCAACAAGCCGCCGCGCATCTGCGAGACCGCCTGCGGCATGCTCAACGCCATCGGCCTGCAGAACATCGGGGTCGATGCGTTTCTCGACGAAAAGCTGCCCAGGCTGGCCGACTTTGATTGCGCGATCATCGCCAACGTCTACGGCCACAGCATCGAGGAGTACGTCGAGGTGGCGCAGCTGCTGGATCAACGCGGCGCGGGCCGGGTACACGGTATCGAGCTTAACGTCAGCTGCCCCAACGTCGAGGCCGGGGGCATGGCATTCGGCGTGGACCCCGATGTCGTCGCCCGCCTCACCCAGAGCGTGCGCCAGGCCGTGGACCTGCCGTTGATCGTCAAGCTCAGCCCGCAGGTCACGGATATTGCCGCCATCGCCCGCGCCGCTCAGCAGGCCGGGGCCGATGCCCTGAGCGTGACCAACACCATCCCCGCCATGGCGATCGACGCTGCCACGCGCAAACCCAAACTGAGCAATATCAGCGGCGGGCTGTCAGGACCGGCGATCAAGCCGGTGGCCCTGCGCCTGGTATGGGTGGTAAGCCAGGCGGTATCGATCCCGGTGATCGGCCTGGGCGGGATCATGTGCGGCCAGGATGCGGCCGAGTTCATGATCGCCGGTGCATCCGCAGTCCAGGTGGGGACCGCCACGTTCAACGATCCGCAGGCGCCGTGCAGGATCGTGGGCGAGCTCGAACAGTTCTGCGAACAGCAGGGGATTGGGGCTGTTCGCGAGCTGACCGGCACGCTAAAGGTGGATGGATAA
- the rimI gene encoding ribosomal protein S18-alanine N-acetyltransferase, which yields MQVLIQPASVRWIDQIWSIESESFAATWSREALAALLADPRAVFLVALVSDQQAQLAGYALCWEVVDELHMLKIAGSPRFRRQGIGRQMVQQLIQRARRSNMRVIQLEVRANNDTALGFYRALGFVQAGLRPGYYTDSGEDAVLLDFQMGGGA from the coding sequence ATGCAGGTCCTTATCCAACCCGCGAGCGTACGTTGGATCGATCAAATCTGGTCGATCGAGAGCGAGTCGTTTGCCGCAACGTGGAGCCGCGAAGCGTTGGCCGCGCTGCTTGCAGACCCGCGCGCGGTGTTCCTCGTGGCCCTGGTCTCGGATCAGCAAGCGCAGCTTGCCGGGTATGCGCTATGCTGGGAGGTGGTCGACGAGCTGCACATGCTCAAAATCGCGGGCAGCCCGCGCTTTCGCAGACAGGGGATCGGTCGGCAGATGGTGCAGCAGCTGATCCAACGGGCCAGGCGTAGCAACATGCGGGTGATCCAGCTCGAGGTGCGCGCCAACAATGATACGGCCCTGGGGTTCTACCGCGCGTTGGGATTTGTGCAGGCAGGCCTGCGACCGGGCTATTATACGGACAGCGGGGAGGACGCGGTGTTGTTGGATTTCCAGATGGGAGGCGGAGCATGA
- a CDS encoding DUF503 domain-containing protein, translated as MVIGVLRVLLAIEGAHDLKTKRRALRKVVDRLRARYNISVAEVGDNELWNRSLVGASVVSNSGPHANSMLDKAQDTIHEIAEVEVLDSELEIIHFGEEP; from the coding sequence GTGGTCATCGGAGTGCTGCGCGTCCTGCTCGCCATCGAGGGGGCGCACGATCTGAAGACCAAGCGCAGGGCGTTGCGCAAGGTGGTCGACCGCCTGCGGGCGCGCTACAACATCTCCGTGGCCGAGGTCGGCGACAACGAGCTGTGGAACCGTTCTCTGGTCGGCGCCTCGGTGGTGAGCAACTCCGGCCCTCACGCCAACTCGATGCTCGACAAGGCCCAGGACACGATTCACGAGATTGCAGAGGTGGAAGTGCTCGACAGCGAGCTGGAAATCATCCACTTCGGAGAAGAACCGTGA
- the infB gene encoding translation initiation factor IF-2, whose amino-acid sequence MAKITVSEAAKRLGIPPDEFLRKLKELGVNVIDGFSELSQERFKQVRILLEKREEPVDPDEVVVKKRISGGVIRKRRKHMPATESPVAAEPVEQPLQPEDEASVEPLEAALEAPEPEQELTAVESLDEPEISEPEQAPEKSEEEAGLLPEEEVEHELDVDELEIDEELDAGEMPVQSIEPEQIHVANKEIEVSKRPMNTIEQALLSQRRAKVAKEARVLRTKMLAEQAKARKANAKDDSYNAKILEKPAVLPEHLKPQVPSRPADSTAPAKPGRKGRRVIEVLPDTSGRRSTTSASRKREAYERERAERAERMFSRKVKRGRQSKIKRPTTMPPGVKQKIRIVGDIIVSDLAKRMGIKAGELIKKLMGMGMMVTINMAIDPETATILGDDLGFTVENVEKHEQDFLAVEQDSADDLQPRSPVVTIMGHVDHGKTSLLDSIRSTRVAQGEAGGITQHIGAYKVQLKTDDVAGEVVFLDTPGHEAFTAMRARGAKSTDIVVLIVAADDGVMPQTRESINHAKAAEVPIIVAINKIDKPESQPDRVRQELTEFNLLSEEWGGETLFTEVSAKQNTGIEKLLEQILLQAELLELKANPNKAARGVVIESRMERGRGPVATILIQQGTLHVGDPLVVGTILGRVRSMSDDQGTELKEAGPSTPVEVMGLTGVPEAGEVFNSPKDEKAAKQLIDMRQDKQRQSEGSQLSRMRLEDFYDKLQEGETKELRLVLKADVQGSIGAIQESLEKLSTEQTKVEIIHTGVGAINESDVNLAVASGAVIIGFSIRPEPKAKKLADQERIDIKLYTVIYELIEDVQQALKGMLDPVMAEVFLGRAEVRNIFHISRLGTIAGCSVIDGKMLRNAQVRLVRDGTVIYEGKISSLKRFKDDAREVATGFECGIGLESYNDIKDGDHIECFKIEEQRQE is encoded by the coding sequence ATGGCTAAGATTACAGTTTCGGAGGCGGCTAAACGCCTAGGCATTCCGCCCGACGAATTTTTACGCAAGCTTAAAGAATTGGGCGTGAACGTCATTGATGGGTTTTCCGAGCTGAGCCAAGAGCGGTTCAAACAGGTGAGAATCCTGCTCGAGAAGCGCGAGGAGCCCGTCGATCCGGACGAAGTCGTAGTAAAGAAGCGGATCAGCGGAGGCGTGATCCGCAAACGTCGCAAGCACATGCCGGCGACCGAATCGCCCGTCGCGGCCGAGCCCGTCGAGCAGCCCCTGCAGCCCGAGGATGAAGCGTCGGTTGAGCCGCTGGAAGCAGCGCTTGAGGCGCCCGAGCCCGAGCAGGAGTTGACAGCGGTCGAGTCCCTCGACGAGCCGGAAATCTCCGAACCGGAACAAGCTCCCGAGAAGTCCGAGGAGGAGGCGGGGCTGCTGCCCGAAGAGGAGGTAGAGCACGAGCTTGACGTCGACGAATTGGAGATCGATGAGGAGCTCGATGCCGGGGAAATGCCGGTGCAGAGCATCGAGCCCGAGCAGATTCACGTGGCCAACAAGGAGATCGAGGTCTCCAAGCGCCCGATGAACACCATCGAGCAGGCGCTGCTGTCCCAGCGCCGGGCCAAGGTCGCCAAAGAGGCCCGCGTGCTGCGGACCAAGATGTTGGCCGAGCAGGCCAAGGCGCGCAAGGCCAATGCCAAGGATGACTCCTACAACGCCAAGATTCTCGAGAAACCGGCGGTGCTGCCCGAGCACCTCAAGCCGCAGGTTCCCAGTCGGCCCGCCGATTCCACGGCACCGGCCAAGCCCGGCCGCAAGGGACGTCGAGTAATCGAGGTTTTGCCCGATACTTCCGGACGTCGTTCGACCACCAGCGCCAGCCGCAAACGCGAGGCCTACGAGCGCGAACGCGCCGAGCGCGCCGAGCGCATGTTCTCGCGTAAGGTCAAACGCGGTCGCCAGAGCAAGATCAAGCGCCCCACGACCATGCCCCCGGGGGTCAAGCAGAAGATTCGCATCGTGGGCGACATCATCGTCTCGGATTTGGCCAAGCGGATGGGCATCAAGGCCGGCGAGCTGATTAAGAAGCTGATGGGCATGGGCATGATGGTCACGATCAACATGGCCATCGATCCCGAGACCGCGACGATTCTCGGCGACGATCTGGGTTTCACCGTCGAGAACGTGGAGAAGCACGAGCAGGACTTCCTCGCTGTGGAGCAGGATTCCGCTGATGATCTGCAGCCCCGCTCGCCGGTGGTGACGATCATGGGACACGTCGACCACGGCAAGACCTCGCTGCTCGACAGCATCCGCTCGACGCGGGTCGCCCAGGGCGAGGCCGGAGGCATTACCCAGCACATCGGCGCCTACAAGGTGCAGCTCAAGACCGATGACGTAGCGGGCGAGGTGGTCTTCCTCGATACGCCGGGCCACGAGGCGTTCACCGCGATGCGCGCCCGCGGCGCCAAGTCGACTGACATCGTGGTGCTGATTGTCGCTGCGGACGATGGGGTGATGCCCCAGACCCGCGAGTCGATCAACCATGCCAAGGCCGCCGAGGTGCCGATCATCGTGGCGATCAACAAGATCGACAAGCCCGAGTCGCAACCCGATCGCGTGCGCCAGGAACTGACCGAGTTCAACCTGCTGTCCGAAGAGTGGGGCGGCGAGACGCTGTTCACCGAGGTCTCCGCCAAGCAGAACACCGGCATCGAGAAACTGCTCGAGCAGATTCTGCTACAGGCCGAGCTGCTCGAACTCAAGGCCAATCCGAACAAGGCGGCGCGCGGCGTGGTCATCGAATCGCGGATGGAGCGCGGACGCGGGCCCGTGGCGACGATCCTGATCCAGCAGGGCACTTTGCACGTGGGCGACCCGCTGGTAGTGGGCACGATCCTCGGCCGGGTGCGCTCGATGAGCGACGATCAGGGTACGGAGCTCAAGGAGGCCGGACCGAGTACGCCGGTCGAGGTGATGGGCCTTACCGGCGTGCCCGAGGCGGGCGAGGTCTTCAACTCACCCAAGGACGAAAAGGCCGCCAAGCAGCTGATCGACATGCGCCAGGACAAGCAGCGTCAGTCCGAGGGCTCCCAGCTCAGCCGGATGCGTCTGGAGGACTTCTACGACAAGCTGCAGGAGGGCGAGACCAAGGAACTGCGGCTGGTGCTCAAGGCCGACGTTCAGGGCTCGATCGGCGCGATCCAGGAATCGCTGGAGAAACTCTCCACCGAGCAGACCAAGGTCGAGATCATCCACACCGGAGTGGGCGCGATCAACGAATCGGACGTCAACCTCGCGGTCGCCTCCGGCGCGGTGATCATCGGTTTCAGCATTCGTCCCGAGCCCAAGGCCAAGAAACTCGCCGATCAGGAACGGATCGACATCAAGCTCTACACCGTGATCTACGAGCTAATCGAGGACGTACAGCAGGCGCTCAAGGGGATGCTCGATCCGGTGATGGCCGAGGTGTTTCTCGGACGCGCCGAGGTACGCAATATATTCCACATCAGCCGGCTGGGGACGATCGCAGGCTGCTCGGTGATCGACGGCAAGATGCTGCGCAACGCCCAGGTCCGCCTGGTGCGCGACGGCACCGTGATCTACGAGGGCAAGATCTCCTCGCTCAAGCGCTTCAAGGACGATGCGCGCGAGGTCGCCACCGGATTCGAGTGCGGTATCGGCTTGGAAAGCTACAACGACATCAAGGACGGCGATCACATCGAATGCTTCAAAATCGAGGAACAGAGGCAGGAGTAA
- the rbfA gene encoding 30S ribosome-binding factor RbfA has product MNSEPPYSRAQRVGDQIQREIGDLLLRGEIKDPRIGRGFATVTRVSLTKDLRIAKVYVSVIGSEQACVDTIKGLQSAAGYIQREMGRRLRLKYTPEIRILHDDSFAKAAQINKLLDEVSEEGKA; this is encoded by the coding sequence GTGAACTCCGAACCGCCCTACAGCCGCGCCCAACGCGTCGGCGATCAGATCCAGCGCGAGATCGGCGATCTGCTGCTGCGCGGCGAGATCAAGGACCCGCGGATCGGGCGGGGGTTCGCCACCGTGACCAGGGTCAGCCTGACCAAAGACCTGCGAATCGCCAAAGTCTACGTCAGCGTGATCGGTTCCGAGCAGGCGTGCGTCGATACGATCAAAGGCCTGCAATCGGCGGCCGGATATATCCAGCGCGAGATGGGTCGACGTCTGCGGCTGAAGTACACTCCGGAGATCCGCATCCTGCACGACGACAGCTTCGCCAAGGCGGCGCAGATCAATAAACTGCTGGATGAAGTCTCCGAGGAGGGCAAGGCTTGA
- the nusA gene encoding transcription termination factor NusA gives MENDLSQVIEMVVKDRGVSRDVIIEALEAAMITAARKKLGLAMEIEAQYNEENGEVELFRYREVVDEVEDSQLQINVKEAIELDPDCEVGDMIGEKLDSQSFGRISAQMAKQVIIQKVRDAERKNIYDEYKDRKGEVVNGIVRRFERGNIIVDLGRAEAIMPHREQIPRESYQPGDRIRGYIQDVVDLPNQPQIVLSRACNELLINLFELEVPEIYEGIVSIKSVAREPGSRAKVAVASSDINVDPVGACVGMKGSRVQAVVNEMRGEKIDIVPWSENSAKFVCNALLPAQISKVILDEENREMEIIVPDAQLSLAIGRRGQNVRLAVQLTGWRIDIHSESKTKELDEQARRIYSEIPEINDMLMELLIRTGFREIDDLADAEPEDLLAFPNLDLESAAVIVGKANELIDSGRVVEILAEIQAENQPEVIEEPVEQVEVVAVPEILVNKLAGVGSKTAELLSDAGLDTAEQIVQAKVDEIVKIQGIGMRKAEKITEAARSAIREARKTLEQAQAEQEQAEQAEEPQAEEPQEQQAEPDQGEPVK, from the coding sequence ATGGAAAACGACCTATCGCAAGTCATCGAAATGGTGGTCAAGGACCGCGGGGTCTCGCGTGACGTGATTATCGAGGCCCTGGAGGCCGCAATGATCACCGCAGCGCGCAAGAAACTCGGGCTCGCCATGGAGATTGAGGCGCAATATAACGAGGAGAACGGCGAGGTCGAGCTGTTCCGCTACCGCGAGGTGGTGGATGAGGTCGAGGACAGCCAACTGCAGATCAACGTCAAAGAGGCGATCGAGCTCGACCCGGACTGCGAAGTGGGCGACATGATCGGCGAGAAGCTCGACAGCCAGAGCTTCGGCCGCATCTCGGCCCAGATGGCCAAGCAGGTAATCATCCAGAAGGTCCGCGACGCCGAACGTAAAAACATCTACGACGAGTACAAAGACCGCAAGGGCGAGGTCGTCAACGGCATCGTGCGCCGCTTCGAACGCGGCAACATTATCGTCGACCTGGGGCGCGCCGAGGCGATCATGCCGCACCGCGAGCAGATCCCGCGCGAGAGCTATCAGCCCGGCGATCGCATCCGCGGATACATCCAGGATGTGGTCGACCTGCCCAACCAGCCGCAGATCGTGCTCAGCCGCGCCTGTAACGAATTGTTGATAAATCTGTTCGAGCTTGAGGTCCCCGAGATCTACGAGGGGATCGTCTCGATCAAGAGCGTGGCGCGAGAGCCGGGCAGCCGTGCCAAGGTCGCCGTGGCCAGCTCCGATATCAACGTCGATCCGGTGGGTGCCTGCGTGGGCATGAAGGGCTCGCGCGTGCAGGCGGTGGTCAACGAGATGCGCGGCGAGAAGATCGACATCGTTCCCTGGTCGGAGAACTCGGCCAAGTTCGTGTGCAACGCACTGCTGCCGGCGCAGATCTCCAAGGTGATCCTCGACGAGGAGAACCGCGAGATGGAGATCATCGTGCCCGACGCTCAGCTGAGCCTGGCGATCGGACGCCGCGGCCAGAACGTGCGTCTGGCGGTGCAGCTCACCGGCTGGCGGATCGATATCCACTCCGAGTCCAAGACCAAGGAACTCGACGAGCAGGCGCGTCGGATCTACAGCGAGATACCGGAGATCAACGACATGCTGATGGAGCTGTTGATCCGTACCGGGTTCCGCGAGATCGACGATCTGGCCGACGCCGAGCCCGAGGATCTACTTGCCTTCCCCAACCTCGATCTGGAAAGCGCCGCGGTCATCGTGGGCAAGGCCAACGAGCTGATCGATTCCGGACGCGTGGTCGAGATCCTGGCCGAGATTCAGGCCGAGAACCAGCCCGAGGTCATTGAAGAGCCCGTCGAACAGGTCGAGGTCGTCGCCGTGCCCGAGATCTTGGTGAACAAGCTCGCCGGCGTCGGATCGAAGACCGCCGAGCTGCTCAGCGACGCGGGGCTGGATACTGCGGAACAGATAGTGCAAGCCAAAGTCGACGAGATCGTCAAGATCCAAGGCATCGGCATGCGCAAGGCCGAGAAGATTACCGAGGCGGCCCGGAGTGCGATCAGAGAGGCCCGCAAGACCCTGGAGCAGGCGCAGGCCGAGCAGGAGCAGGCCGAACAAGCCGAGGAGCCGCAGGCCGAGGAGCCGCAGGAACAGCAGGCCGAACCCGATCAGGGGGAGCCGGTTAAGTGA
- a CDS encoding dihydroorotate dehydrogenase electron transfer subunit has translation MISEPLMVLSNERLAQDLCRMTLEAPQLAAQARPGQFVTVRVSDSYDPLLRRPLGIHRVLESGGSVQLLYKVVGRGTELLAALIPGQRLHLLGPLGNGFSLPVELDSALLVAGGIGVAPLLFLAQRILARPQPPQVELFFGGRSAQDLAALEQFEDLGVKITLSTDDGSRGQRGLITELLQPRLAGIDPARAKVFACGPTPMLKRVAQLTDMAQIACEVSLERQMACGVGSCMGCVTGVHGAPLAREGHAECSTAGPAHYERVCLEGPVFDADKVEWSDG, from the coding sequence ATGATCTCCGAGCCGTTGATGGTGTTGAGCAACGAGCGGTTGGCCCAGGACCTGTGCCGCATGACCCTCGAGGCGCCGCAGCTTGCCGCGCAGGCCCGGCCCGGTCAGTTCGTCACCGTGCGGGTCAGCGACAGTTACGACCCGCTCTTGCGCCGACCCTTGGGGATTCACCGCGTGCTCGAGTCCGGTGGATCCGTGCAGTTACTCTATAAAGTGGTCGGTCGGGGCACCGAGCTGTTGGCGGCGCTGATCCCCGGACAGCGGCTGCACCTGCTTGGTCCGTTGGGCAACGGGTTCAGCCTGCCTGTGGAATTGGACAGCGCACTGCTCGTGGCCGGCGGCATCGGAGTCGCGCCGCTGTTGTTTCTGGCCCAGCGGATTCTCGCAAGGCCGCAGCCGCCGCAGGTCGAGCTGTTTTTCGGCGGCCGTAGCGCCCAGGATCTGGCTGCCCTCGAGCAGTTCGAGGATCTGGGCGTAAAGATCACGCTATCCACCGATGACGGCAGCCGGGGCCAGAGGGGTTTAATCACTGAGCTGCTCCAGCCGCGGCTGGCCGGGATCGATCCGGCGCGAGCCAAAGTCTTCGCCTGCGGCCCCACGCCGATGCTCAAGCGCGTGGCGCAATTGACCGACATGGCGCAGATCGCCTGCGAGGTCAGCCTCGAGCGTCAGATGGCCTGCGGGGTAGGGTCGTGCATGGGCTGCGTGACCGGGGTGCACGGCGCGCCGCTGGCCAGGGAAGGCCACGCCGAATGCTCCACGGCCGGGCCGGCTCACTACGAGCGGGTCTGCCTTGAGGGACCGGTATTCGACGCCGATAAAGTGGAGTGGTCCGATGGTTGA
- a CDS encoding MBL fold metallo-hydrolase yields MTARQREHENSGAEANRLRLSVVGSGTCVLRGDRGPTALLFSNARSSLLIDIGPGVARKLADHCDPYGLDAMCLTHLHADHVCDLPALLFAFRNTPGAVRQKPLKIYGPIGLKKHLDLLTALHGHSIAPECGVESVELDPAGGNIELEGGMRLAWSRADHGAQPALSYRVQADGRCAAYSGDSGPCDELVDLARGADLLIAECSATDQAPLPGHLAPSQIALIAKRCAVKRLLLVHLYPESAAADPLSIIGNQYSGEALLGFDGMQIEV; encoded by the coding sequence GTGACAGCCAGGCAACGGGAGCATGAAAACAGCGGAGCAGAAGCCAATCGACTGCGTTTGAGCGTGGTCGGCAGCGGCACCTGCGTATTGCGTGGCGACCGTGGCCCCACGGCCCTGCTTTTTTCAAACGCCAGATCGAGCCTGCTGATCGACATCGGCCCGGGCGTGGCGCGTAAGCTCGCGGACCATTGCGATCCCTACGGCCTCGACGCCATGTGCCTGACCCACCTGCACGCTGACCACGTGTGCGATCTGCCGGCCCTGCTCTTCGCCTTTCGCAATACTCCCGGAGCCGTGCGCCAGAAGCCGCTGAAAATCTACGGCCCCATCGGACTGAAAAAGCATCTGGATCTGCTGACTGCGTTGCACGGCCATTCGATTGCCCCCGAGTGCGGCGTGGAGTCGGTGGAACTCGATCCCGCAGGAGGCAACATCGAGCTCGAGGGCGGTATGCGCCTCGCGTGGTCGCGGGCCGACCACGGCGCGCAGCCGGCGCTGAGCTACCGTGTGCAGGCCGATGGCCGTTGCGCCGCGTACTCGGGTGACAGCGGACCGTGCGACGAGCTGGTCGACCTGGCCCGCGGGGCCGATCTGCTGATCGCCGAGTGCTCGGCCACGGACCAGGCCCCGTTGCCCGGTCACCTGGCCCCGAGCCAGATCGCCTTGATCGCCAAACGTTGCGCAGTAAAACGCCTGCTGCTGGTGCACCTCTACCCCGAATCCGCGGCAGCCGATCCACTGAGCATCATCGGCAATCAATACTCCGGCGAAGCGCTGCTAGGCTTTGATGGGATGCAGATCGAAGTCTAA
- the truB gene encoding tRNA pseudouridine(55) synthase TruB translates to MSASPLCGFMLLDKPAGQSSFRATSRVRSALKVRKAGHAGTLDPFATGLLPIAIGPATRLIEYVTSGDKEYVFSMRLGKTTDTLDIDGRTTGEAPLPDLDRDRVRRVLDEFVGETEQVPPLFSALKVNGEALYQRARRGEKFDPPPRKIVVRCIELLDFGTDLIELKVRCGKGTYVRALARDIAVRLDTLGYVERLRRTVVEPFAVESALGPERMEQLLAEQGPEAVLLPAQQALPQEWPKLRLEPQTTKRLTAGDRLSAEQTAELIGDRPQADRFVLTDERGDLLAVLGAFAEGGSGALRLGPLKVINVRDNSFT, encoded by the coding sequence ATGAGCGCTTCCCCTCTCTGCGGTTTCATGCTGCTGGACAAGCCCGCGGGCCAAAGCAGTTTCCGCGCGACCTCGCGGGTGCGCTCGGCGCTCAAAGTGCGCAAGGCCGGCCACGCCGGTACGCTCGATCCATTTGCCACCGGACTGTTGCCGATCGCAATCGGCCCGGCGACCAGGTTGATCGAATACGTCACTTCCGGCGACAAGGAGTACGTGTTCAGTATGCGGCTGGGCAAGACCACCGACACCCTGGACATCGACGGCCGAACCACAGGCGAGGCGCCGCTGCCCGATCTGGACCGCGACCGCGTGCGCCGGGTGCTCGACGAATTCGTCGGCGAGACTGAGCAAGTGCCGCCGCTGTTCAGCGCGCTCAAGGTCAACGGTGAGGCGCTCTATCAGCGTGCGCGTCGCGGCGAGAAGTTTGATCCGCCGCCGCGCAAAATCGTGGTACGCTGTATCGAGCTGCTCGATTTTGGGACGGACCTGATCGAGCTGAAGGTGCGTTGCGGCAAGGGAACTTATGTCCGCGCCCTGGCGCGCGACATCGCCGTGCGGCTGGACACGCTGGGATACGTCGAGCGGCTGCGGCGCACCGTGGTCGAGCCCTTTGCCGTTGAATCGGCGCTGGGCCCGGAGCGAATGGAGCAACTGCTGGCCGAGCAGGGGCCCGAGGCCGTGCTGCTGCCCGCGCAGCAAGCACTGCCTCAGGAATGGCCAAAACTGCGGCTGGAGCCGCAGACGACAAAGAGGTTAACGGCGGGTGACCGCCTAAGTGCCGAACAGACCGCCGAATTGATCGGCGATCGACCGCAGGCCGACCGTTTCGTGCTCACTGACGAGCGCGGCGATCTGCTGGCGGTTCTCGGCGCGTTCGCCGAAGGCGGATCCGGAGCCCTGAGGCTCGGCCCGCTAAAGGTAATTAACGT
- the rimP gene encoding ribosome maturation factor RimP, giving the protein MDSTQLILKIAAITEPVCQSLGVDLYHVELAGSVRRPTVRIYIDAMDGVGIQDCVEVSRRLSPALDVEDLFSGAYDLEVSSPGMDRPLRFADDFIKYQGRMAKIRLREPLDGRRKFKGTIVQCAAETLQLDVDGQLFDLPLEGIERANLEIEL; this is encoded by the coding sequence ATGGATAGCACACAGCTGATACTGAAGATAGCCGCCATCACGGAACCGGTGTGCCAATCATTGGGAGTGGATCTGTATCACGTGGAACTCGCCGGTTCAGTCCGGCGGCCCACTGTGCGGATCTACATTGACGCCATGGATGGCGTTGGTATTCAGGACTGCGTCGAAGTCAGTCGGCGGCTGAGCCCGGCGCTGGACGTGGAGGACCTGTTCAGCGGCGCGTACGATCTGGAGGTCTCGAGCCCGGGGATGGACCGCCCGCTTCGATTTGCGGACGATTTCATCAAGTATCAAGGCCGCATGGCCAAGATCAGACTCCGTGAGCCGCTCGACGGACGTCGCAAGTTTAAGGGGACGATAGTTCAGTGTGCTGCGGAGACGCTCCAGCTCGATGTCGACGGACAACTGTTCGACCTGCCGCTGGAGGGGATCGAACGCGCCAATCTGGAGATTGAGCTTTAA